From the Bacteroidota bacterium genome, one window contains:
- the ppsA gene encoding phosphoenolpyruvate synthase, which yields MVTAEKKYTYGFGEIGSKDVGLVGGKNASLGEMFSKLGGAHIRVPDGFVLSAQAYRDFVQVNGLQQQLDAALAKLDTVGYSNLAAVGADCRALLLQFELPEAVRQAIREGFQRMVSEYGSEISFAVRSSATAEDLPTASFAGQQETYLNVQGEDLLIRACHQCFASLYTDRAIKYRIDNGFEHAKVALSVGVQRMVRSDLGCSGVMFTLDPDSGFENVVLISGSYGLGENIVQGNVNSDEWLVFKELAGDVNRPIISRKLGSKELTMVYTPVESWDLRRPESAIQNIETSLEMRQKFVLQDDEIRDLALWGKAIEQHYGCHMDIEWAKDGITNEFFIVQARPETVHSQKGKTRLYTEYELKTKGKVLCKGVGLGNRITSGKARILQSPSEIDLLQADEILVTCRTDPDWDPVLMKAAAIVTDQGGPTSHAAIVAREMGAVAVVGTGNATSSIQTGQWITVNAAEGDSGSVLEGKLEWTEKTTDISNVKLPRTQPMLILGHPSKAFQFAQLPNAGVGLMRMEFIINNAIGIHPMALHHFDKLEDQAVKSEIEAKTHAYPDKKEFFVQRLAEATAVIAAAFYPKDVIVRMSDFKSNEYANLLGGKQFEPNEENPMIGFRGASRYYHPLYREGFEMECKAMKVVREEMGFTNVKLMIPFCRTVDEALKVNQIMDEQGLRRGEKGLERYMMVEIPSNAILATEFAEHFDGFSIGSNDLTQLTLGADRDSELLSEIFSPFDPAVMRLIEMAIQKARAANIKIGLCGQAPSDYPAYAKFLVRCGIDSISFNADALLKGIENIALAESELQPEIIHPMD from the coding sequence ATGGTAACAGCTGAAAAAAAATACACTTACGGGTTTGGGGAGATCGGGTCAAAGGACGTTGGATTGGTCGGGGGCAAAAATGCCTCCCTGGGAGAAATGTTCTCGAAACTTGGCGGGGCGCATATCCGTGTTCCGGATGGTTTTGTGCTGAGCGCCCAAGCATACCGCGATTTTGTCCAGGTAAACGGGCTTCAGCAGCAGCTCGATGCGGCCCTTGCCAAGCTTGATACGGTGGGTTATTCCAATCTTGCAGCGGTCGGTGCAGATTGTAGGGCGCTTCTGTTACAGTTTGAATTGCCTGAAGCTGTGCGTCAGGCGATCCGCGAGGGATTTCAGCGCATGGTCAGCGAATACGGTTCCGAGATATCTTTCGCAGTAAGGAGCAGCGCCACCGCCGAAGACCTGCCCACGGCAAGCTTCGCTGGACAACAGGAAACTTACCTCAATGTGCAAGGCGAAGATCTTTTGATCCGAGCTTGTCATCAATGTTTTGCCTCGCTCTACACGGATCGTGCCATCAAATACCGCATCGACAATGGGTTTGAACATGCAAAAGTGGCCCTTTCTGTGGGTGTCCAGCGCATGGTGCGCTCGGATCTCGGCTGCTCGGGCGTCATGTTCACGCTCGACCCGGACTCCGGTTTTGAAAATGTCGTGCTCATCTCGGGTTCGTATGGCTTGGGAGAAAACATTGTGCAGGGGAATGTAAATTCTGATGAATGGCTGGTTTTCAAGGAATTGGCAGGAGACGTAAACCGCCCGATCATTTCCCGGAAGCTTGGAAGCAAGGAATTGACCATGGTCTACACCCCTGTCGAAAGTTGGGATCTCAGGCGTCCTGAAAGCGCAATACAAAACATCGAAACGTCATTGGAAATGCGGCAGAAGTTCGTGCTACAAGACGACGAAATTCGCGATTTGGCACTCTGGGGGAAGGCCATCGAGCAGCACTATGGTTGCCACATGGACATCGAATGGGCCAAGGATGGCATCACGAATGAGTTTTTCATCGTTCAGGCAAGACCGGAAACCGTGCACAGCCAAAAAGGGAAGACGCGCTTGTACACCGAATATGAGCTGAAAACCAAAGGAAAAGTGCTCTGCAAAGGTGTCGGCCTCGGCAATCGCATCACAAGTGGAAAAGCGAGGATTCTGCAATCCCCGTCCGAAATCGACCTCTTGCAGGCCGACGAAATCTTGGTGACCTGCCGCACCGATCCAGATTGGGATCCCGTCTTGATGAAAGCAGCCGCCATTGTCACCGACCAAGGCGGGCCAACCTCCCATGCTGCCATTGTGGCCCGTGAGATGGGCGCGGTGGCTGTGGTGGGTACCGGCAATGCCACAAGCAGCATTCAGACCGGACAGTGGATCACAGTCAATGCGGCCGAGGGCGATTCGGGCTCGGTATTGGAAGGAAAACTCGAATGGACCGAGAAGACTACCGATATCAGCAATGTGAAGTTGCCCAGGACACAGCCGATGCTCATTTTGGGGCATCCCAGCAAAGCTTTCCAGTTCGCGCAATTGCCCAATGCGGGTGTCGGCTTGATGCGGATGGAGTTTATCATCAACAATGCGATTGGCATTCATCCGATGGCGTTGCATCACTTTGACAAACTCGAAGACCAAGCCGTGAAGTCCGAAATTGAGGCCAAAACACATGCCTATCCCGACAAAAAGGAGTTTTTTGTCCAGCGATTGGCAGAGGCAACAGCGGTGATCGCCGCGGCATTCTACCCCAAGGATGTGATCGTGCGCATGAGCGATTTCAAAAGCAACGAATACGCCAACCTATTGGGCGGCAAGCAGTTCGAGCCGAATGAGGAAAATCCGATGATCGGGTTCAGAGGGGCTTCGCGGTATTATCATCCGCTCTACCGGGAAGGATTCGAGATGGAATGCAAGGCGATGAAGGTGGTGCGCGAGGAAATGGGATTCACCAACGTGAAATTGATGATTCCATTTTGCCGCACGGTCGATGAGGCCCTGAAGGTCAATCAGATCATGGACGAGCAAGGCTTGCGGCGCGGAGAAAAGGGCTTGGAACGCTACATGATGGTGGAGATCCCGAGCAATGCGATCTTGGCAACGGAATTCGCCGAGCATTTCGACGGGTTTTCCATCGGTTCCAATGACCTGACACAGCTCACCTTGGGAGCAGACCGGGACTCGGAGTTGCTCAGCGAAATTTTCAGCCCGTTTGACCCCGCCGTGATGCGCCTCATCGAAATGGCGATCCAAAAAGCCCGAGCCGCCAACATCAAAATCGGTCTCTGCGGACAAGCACCCAGCGATTATCCGGCGTATGCCAAATTCCTTGTGCGTTGCGGGATCGACAGCATCTCGTTCAACGCCGATGCGCTGCTGAAAGGAATTGAAAATATCGCCTTGGCCGAATCGGAACTGCAGCCGGAAATCATACACCCAATGGATTGA
- the ltrA gene encoding group II intron reverse transcriptase/maturase, with amino-acid sequence MKANRGSAGVDGESLEMFEANLKDNLYKIWNRLTSGSYFPPAVKAVPIPKAGGKVRVLGVPTVADRVAQMVVKQILEPRLEAVFHPSSFGYRPRKGAKDALEQVRRNCWKFGWVIDLDIRAFFDELDHELLFKALERHVSEKWMLLYVGRWLKAEMEEADGTRTARDKGTPQGGVISPLLANLFLHYAFDKWMEQECPELPFERYADDIIVHCNTLEQAEQTLALIRARMEACRLVLHPDKTRIVHCKQRNRVEDYPVVSFDFLGYTFKPQKVKTKDGRTSLGFGPSVSKGAMSKMNAKIKEIGIHRRTGSTLQSLADRINPMLRGWLNYFTLYRKHDVRPILYNLENRLLGWARNRHKRLHGSFKRAANWFTRRYVENPRLFAHWTAGFTPTHVSQRLRKGRAV; translated from the coding sequence GTGAAGGCGAACAGGGGCAGTGCAGGAGTCGACGGCGAAAGCCTCGAGATGTTCGAGGCGAACCTGAAGGACAACCTGTACAAGATCTGGAACCGCCTGACCTCGGGGAGTTACTTCCCACCTGCGGTGAAGGCCGTGCCGATACCAAAGGCAGGGGGAAAAGTGAGGGTATTGGGTGTGCCGACCGTTGCCGACAGGGTGGCACAAATGGTTGTGAAGCAAATCTTGGAACCAAGGCTGGAAGCGGTCTTTCACCCAAGTTCATTCGGCTACCGACCACGCAAAGGGGCAAAAGATGCGCTGGAGCAAGTGAGGCGGAACTGCTGGAAGTTCGGATGGGTGATCGACCTTGACATCAGGGCGTTCTTTGACGAGCTAGACCACGAGTTGCTGTTCAAGGCATTGGAACGGCATGTGAGCGAGAAGTGGATGTTGCTGTATGTTGGGCGATGGTTAAAGGCGGAAATGGAAGAAGCCGACGGGACAAGGACAGCGCGTGACAAGGGTACACCGCAAGGTGGCGTAATCAGTCCGTTGCTGGCCAACCTGTTCCTACACTATGCATTCGACAAGTGGATGGAACAAGAATGCCCCGAACTGCCTTTCGAGCGTTACGCCGACGACATCATCGTCCACTGCAACACGCTGGAACAGGCCGAGCAAACCCTAGCCCTCATACGGGCGAGGATGGAGGCCTGCCGACTCGTGCTGCACCCAGACAAGACGCGCATCGTCCATTGCAAGCAACGCAATCGCGTGGAGGATTACCCAGTCGTGAGCTTTGACTTCCTAGGTTACACGTTCAAGCCCCAAAAGGTGAAAACCAAGGACGGGCGCACGAGCCTAGGGTTCGGGCCATCGGTGAGCAAGGGAGCAATGTCCAAGATGAATGCCAAGATCAAGGAGATCGGGATACATCGGCGGACGGGTTCGACCTTGCAATCACTGGCCGACAGGATAAATCCCATGCTGCGCGGATGGCTGAACTACTTCACGCTCTACCGCAAGCACGACGTGAGGCCGATCTTGTACAATCTGGAAAATCGGCTGCTAGGCTGGGCCCGCAACCGCCACAAGCGGTTGCACGGCTCCTTCAAGCGCGCTGCAAACTGGTTCACAAGACGCTATGTCGAAAACCCGCGATTGTTTGCCCATTGGACAGCAGGCTTCACCCCGACCCATGTAAGCCAGAGGTTACGAAAAGGAAGAGCCGTATGA
- a CDS encoding alpha/beta hydrolase, producing the protein MKKRNLRNGILFGLLLTLTVFALLAFYPRAYDVAAFQPRPGTAFWELPTGSRIGYTHLKASENTHSSPIIYLHGGPGGCISDLAISALAPLTDDGYDLYFYDQIGSGHSARLEDIAEYTVDRHRHDLEAIVKQIGASKVILIGQSWGAILAMQFFAAFPEQVEKLILTGPGPILPIRKKLAEIPAPDSLYLRNPLVTNREGNLKVANFRSKVVEWWAFAFESKLATDAEADEFNAKLGHELNKSTVCDTANALPGNSGGGYYASIMTVHSFANVQDQRTKLQGNKVPLLLLKGQCDNQPWGYAQEYLELFPNAQLKVIPSAGHSIPTEQPDLYIQAIREFLR; encoded by the coding sequence ATGAAAAAAAGGAATCTCCGCAATGGCATTTTGTTTGGCTTGCTGCTGACGCTGACCGTATTCGCCTTGCTCGCCTTCTATCCGCGCGCATACGATGTTGCTGCTTTTCAGCCAAGACCCGGCACGGCATTTTGGGAACTCCCGACAGGCTCCCGCATCGGCTATACGCATCTGAAGGCAAGCGAAAACACCCATTCCAGCCCGATCATTTACCTGCATGGCGGACCAGGTGGATGCATCAGTGACTTGGCTATCTCGGCGCTTGCTCCCCTGACTGACGATGGTTATGACCTCTATTTCTATGATCAAATAGGCAGCGGACATTCTGCACGCCTGGAGGATATTGCGGAATACACCGTGGACCGTCATCGCCATGATTTGGAGGCCATTGTCAAACAGATCGGGGCGTCCAAGGTGATTCTGATCGGCCAAAGTTGGGGTGCCATCCTCGCCATGCAATTCTTTGCGGCATTTCCCGAGCAGGTCGAAAAGCTGATTCTCACAGGCCCCGGACCTATCTTGCCCATCCGAAAGAAACTCGCCGAAATCCCTGCACCCGACAGCTTGTACTTGCGCAATCCCCTCGTCACCAACCGTGAAGGCAATCTCAAGGTGGCCAATTTCCGCAGCAAAGTTGTCGAATGGTGGGCGTTTGCATTTGAAAGCAAATTGGCGACGGATGCCGAGGCCGATGAATTCAATGCAAAACTCGGCCATGAACTCAACAAATCAACGGTTTGCGATACCGCCAATGCCCTGCCCGGCAATTCGGGCGGCGGATATTATGCCAGCATCATGACCGTCCACAGCTTTGCAAATGTTCAAGATCAGCGGACAAAACTCCAAGGCAACAAGGTGCCGCTGCTGCTTCTGAAAGGTCAATGCGACAACCAACCTTGGGGATATGCGCAGGAATATCTGGAGCTGTTTCCCAATGCCCAACTGAAGGTGATCCCCTCAGCGGGGCATTCGATCCCCACCGAGCAACCCGATTTGTACATTCAGGCGATTCGGGAGTTCTTGAGGTAG
- a CDS encoding citrate synthase, with protein MSKIAELNETVELKFGENTISFPVVVGTENEKGIDIGPLRAKTGYVTLDSGYKNTGACQSGITFLDGELGILHYRGYSIEELAEKASFIEVAYLLVNGELPTKEQLHAHELGLKAQNAIPEGMGALINAMPKSLHPMAMLSASTLALSGWYPASDDDFTPEKVARTMDRIMGNFSGIAAAIYRKGRGEQLLQPDNRLDYVGSFLQMMYGSMGKEYTPDPIVNEALNTLLILHADHEQNCSTSTVRIVGSSHANLYASIAAGITALWGPLHGGANQEVIEMLEQIKADGGDTAKWINKAKDKNDDFRLMGFGHRVYKNFDPRARIIKVACDKILGKLGINDPVLEIAKGLEEAALSDDYFKERKLYPNVDFYSGIIYRALGIPTEMFTVMFALGRLPGWMAQWKEMREGGEPIGRPRQIYTGHTSRPFVSIENR; from the coding sequence ATGTCCAAGATAGCTGAGTTGAATGAGACGGTGGAACTGAAGTTTGGGGAGAATACCATCTCCTTTCCTGTGGTTGTAGGCACCGAAAACGAAAAAGGGATTGACATCGGTCCATTGCGCGCCAAAACGGGCTACGTGACCTTGGATTCTGGTTACAAAAACACGGGTGCTTGCCAGAGCGGCATCACGTTTTTGGATGGTGAGCTCGGAATTTTGCATTACCGCGGCTACTCTATCGAAGAACTTGCTGAAAAAGCATCGTTCATCGAGGTAGCATATCTGCTGGTCAACGGCGAATTGCCCACAAAGGAGCAATTGCACGCTCACGAATTGGGCTTGAAGGCTCAAAATGCAATTCCAGAAGGAATGGGCGCCCTCATCAACGCCATGCCAAAGTCATTGCATCCGATGGCGATGCTGTCTGCATCCACCTTGGCACTCTCCGGCTGGTATCCTGCAAGCGACGACGACTTTACCCCAGAAAAAGTGGCCCGCACCATGGACCGCATCATGGGCAACTTCTCCGGCATCGCTGCCGCCATCTACCGCAAAGGTCGTGGCGAACAATTGTTGCAGCCTGACAACCGCCTCGACTACGTCGGCAGCTTCCTGCAGATGATGTACGGTAGCATGGGCAAGGAATACACCCCGGATCCGATCGTCAACGAAGCACTCAACACATTGTTGATCCTCCACGCCGACCACGAGCAAAACTGCTCTACCTCGACCGTGCGTATCGTCGGTTCCAGCCACGCCAACCTGTATGCCAGCATTGCAGCCGGTATCACCGCACTCTGGGGTCCGCTCCATGGCGGTGCCAATCAGGAAGTGATCGAAATGCTTGAGCAAATCAAAGCCGACGGCGGCGATACGGCCAAGTGGATCAACAAAGCAAAAGACAAAAACGACGACTTCCGCCTCATGGGCTTCGGTCACCGTGTGTACAAGAATTTTGACCCACGTGCCCGAATCATCAAAGTGGCATGTGACAAGATTCTCGGCAAATTGGGCATCAATGATCCTGTGCTCGAGATTGCAAAAGGCCTCGAAGAAGCCGCCCTCAGCGACGACTACTTCAAGGAGCGCAAATTGTACCCCAACGTGGACTTCTACAGCGGCATCATCTACCGCGCTTTGGGCATCCCAACCGAAATGTTCACGGTCATGTTTGCCCTCGGTCGTCTCCCAGGCTGGATGGCACAGTGGAAAGAAATGCGTGAAGGCGGCGAACCAATCGGTCGCCCACGTCAGATCTACACCGGCCACACCTCACGGCCTTTCGTCTCTATCGAAAACCGCTAA
- a CDS encoding B12-binding domain-containing radical SAM protein, which translates to MKILLSHGYFLADDPKEQAIMRPYPPLGILYLNAYLKRKSLDSEVFDTTFSSKSAFKEYLLQARPSFLGLYVNLMTKLNILEIIRFVRSEERLKHTRIILGGPEVKHHDEAFLRAGADFIVLGEGETTLYDLLTSVDSAFSPFLDTIDGIAFINMRGEIVRTKEREKIKDIDVLPMPDRKAIDLNKYFAAWKERHGYSTASVSTMRGCPYTCKWCSRAVYGLSYRRRSPKLVVEELAWMQQNYQVDGFWFVDDVFTISHKWLAGFAEELMLKGIEIRYECITRADRMNEEVVALLEQTGCFRVWIGAESGSQRVIDLMDRRVQVTQVRDMIHLSQAHGIEAGTFIMLGYPGETEQDIEDTVQHLISSDPDIFTITVAYPIKGTPMYEEVESQMLEKLDWETSTDRDLDFVRTFPRVYYDHAVRYVVNKVNAAKARKKGKLLDSWKLGAKAWVAKRRMGSVGGVGLRP; encoded by the coding sequence ATGAAAATACTGCTCTCACATGGCTACTTTTTGGCCGACGATCCCAAGGAACAGGCCATCATGCGGCCCTACCCTCCGTTGGGCATCCTCTACCTGAATGCTTATCTCAAGCGAAAAAGCCTTGATTCAGAGGTTTTTGACACGACATTCTCCTCCAAATCCGCCTTCAAGGAATATTTGTTGCAAGCACGGCCTTCCTTCCTCGGGTTGTACGTGAACCTGATGACCAAGCTTAACATCCTGGAAATCATCCGGTTTGTGCGCTCGGAGGAACGGCTGAAGCATACGCGCATCATCTTGGGCGGCCCCGAGGTCAAGCACCACGACGAGGCATTTTTGCGTGCTGGAGCGGATTTTATCGTTCTGGGCGAAGGCGAAACGACGCTGTATGACCTGCTCACCTCAGTGGATTCGGCCTTCAGTCCGTTTTTGGACACGATCGACGGCATCGCCTTCATCAACATGCGTGGCGAAATCGTGCGCACCAAGGAACGCGAAAAGATCAAGGACATCGACGTCTTGCCGATGCCCGACCGCAAAGCCATTGACCTGAACAAATATTTCGCCGCTTGGAAGGAACGCCATGGCTATTCGACGGCCTCCGTGAGCACGATGCGCGGTTGTCCCTACACCTGCAAATGGTGCAGCCGGGCCGTGTATGGCTTGAGTTACCGCCGCCGTTCGCCCAAATTGGTCGTCGAGGAATTGGCGTGGATGCAGCAAAACTATCAAGTGGATGGGTTTTGGTTTGTGGACGACGTCTTCACGATCAGCCACAAATGGTTGGCGGGATTCGCGGAGGAGCTGATGCTCAAGGGGATTGAGATTCGCTACGAATGCATCACCCGCGCCGACCGCATGAACGAGGAAGTGGTCGCACTCTTGGAACAAACCGGCTGTTTCCGCGTCTGGATCGGCGCCGAAAGCGGTTCGCAGCGCGTGATCGACCTCATGGACAGGCGGGTGCAGGTGACGCAGGTGCGCGACATGATCCACCTGAGCCAAGCCCACGGCATCGAAGCGGGTACATTCATCATGCTTGGCTACCCCGGCGAAACGGAGCAGGATATCGAAGACACGGTTCAGCACCTGATCAGCAGCGATCCTGATATTTTCACGATCACCGTCGCCTACCCGATCAAAGGCACGCCGATGTACGAGGAAGTCGAATCCCAAATGCTGGAAAAGCTGGATTGGGAAACGAGCACCGACCGCGATTTGGACTTTGTGCGGACCTTTCCGCGGGTGTACTACGACCATGCGGTGCGGTATGTGGTGAACAAGGTGAATGCGGCGAAGGCGAGGAAGAAGGGGAAATTGCTGGATTCCTGGAAACTGGGGGCGAAGGCTTGGGTTGCGAAGCGCAGGATGGGAAGTGTTGGAGGCGTGGGCCTCCGGCCCTAA
- the porQ gene encoding type IX secretion system protein PorQ: MKKWSLLLLACLPVLVNAQIGGRHVYDFLNLSPSARISSLGGVNIATYDHDLNYALMNPALANDSMHQSVSMSVANYLSDITYGYAGYSHSFENVGNFHGGIQFLSYGKMVEADVYGNQTGRFSASDLAFVVGGARQVDRFRIGTNLKLINSNVSRYRSHFAMGLDLGGAYVSDNGLFTAGMVFRNMGFNLTKWETPDGVNTPLPFEIQIGISQRLKHMPLRFSLTTTNLQTPNLIYYDKDAPPQIDLSGDTIETKFPVVDNLFRHAVFGAEFLISKGFNLRAGYNHMRRQELRSANRGGIAGFSFGVGIKVKMFRFDYSLASFHAVGPTHQFTLATNIGSFKKK; encoded by the coding sequence GTGAAGAAATGGTCGCTTTTACTCCTCGCTTGCTTGCCTGTTTTGGTCAATGCCCAGATTGGTGGCAGGCATGTTTATGATTTCTTGAATCTGAGCCCTTCCGCCCGGATTTCATCCTTGGGAGGCGTGAACATTGCCACCTACGACCATGACCTGAACTATGCCTTGATGAATCCGGCGCTTGCGAACGACTCGATGCATCAATCCGTGTCCATGTCGGTAGCTAACTACCTGAGCGACATTACTTATGGCTACGCAGGGTACTCACATTCCTTTGAGAATGTCGGCAATTTCCACGGAGGAATCCAGTTTTTGAGCTACGGAAAGATGGTTGAAGCGGATGTCTATGGCAACCAAACCGGTCGTTTCTCTGCTTCGGACCTCGCCTTTGTGGTCGGTGGTGCGCGGCAAGTCGATCGTTTTCGCATCGGAACCAATCTGAAACTGATCAACTCCAACGTGAGCCGTTACCGTTCGCATTTTGCGATGGGCCTTGATCTCGGCGGCGCCTATGTCAGCGACAACGGACTTTTCACAGCAGGAATGGTCTTCCGGAACATGGGATTCAATCTGACGAAGTGGGAAACGCCGGACGGGGTGAATACGCCGCTGCCCTTCGAGATTCAAATCGGCATTTCGCAACGCCTGAAGCACATGCCGCTGCGTTTTTCCCTCACAACGACCAACTTGCAAACACCCAACTTGATTTACTACGACAAGGATGCGCCACCGCAAATCGACCTGAGCGGCGACACGATTGAAACCAAGTTTCCGGTAGTGGACAACTTGTTCCGCCACGCCGTTTTCGGCGCAGAATTTTTGATTTCCAAAGGTTTCAACCTGCGTGCCGGCTACAACCACATGCGTCGCCAAGAGCTCCGCAGCGCCAACCGCGGCGGCATCGCCGGATTTTCCTTTGGTGTTGGCATCAAGGTGAAGATGTTCCGCTTCGACTATTCCCTTGCAAGCTTCCACGCCGTCGGCCCGACGCATCAGTTTACCTTAGCGACGAACATCGGCAGTTTCAAGAAGAAGTAG
- a CDS encoding transposase encodes MKAPYCQEGGIFFVTLKVAGWTDIFIRSEYRDEIVSNLNFCQREKGLRIFSFCLMTNHLHLIAGCEMGYLNSVLTNFKSFTAKKLMKMVRENPNESRREFIEDRLTFLSHVRQNDGSYQFWERDNHPVQIETDHFYLQKERYIHMNPVRAGFVHRPEDWLHSSANPECPLLIQRGDFLIGQSF; translated from the coding sequence ATGAAAGCACCATACTGCCAAGAAGGAGGCATTTTCTTTGTGACATTGAAAGTTGCCGGCTGGACGGACATATTCATCCGCTCAGAATACCGTGATGAAATTGTATCGAACCTCAATTTTTGCCAAAGGGAAAAAGGGCTGCGTATTTTTTCCTTTTGCTTAATGACGAACCACCTACATTTGATAGCAGGTTGTGAAATGGGTTATCTCAACTCTGTTTTGACCAATTTCAAGAGTTTTACGGCCAAAAAACTGATGAAAATGGTTCGAGAGAATCCGAATGAAAGCCGAAGAGAATTCATTGAAGATCGACTGACCTTTCTTTCGCATGTTCGACAAAACGACGGAAGCTATCAATTTTGGGAAAGGGACAATCATCCCGTTCAAATCGAAACTGACCATTTCTATCTTCAAAAGGAACGCTATATTCATATGAATCCCGTGAGGGCAGGATTTGTACATCGGCCGGAAGATTGGTTGCACTCCTCCGCAAATCCAGAATGCCCGCTTCTGATTCAGCGTGGAGACTTCCTGATTGGCCAGTCATTTTAG
- a CDS encoding methyltransferase domain-containing protein encodes MVIDRFEIDLSLSFPCESIFQPCENLPTLAQPTGLPYLRRQRMQEHLTPTPFDATARGYDLEFTETQIGRMQRAVTHRYLQELIQTAKPQTALELNCGTGEDALWLANQGLLVTATDLSAEMVEATTQKVIGKGIRVLQTGIQGLDQTLPYERYDLILSNFGGFNCLTAAEIQASAATIRRLLKPGGHFVAVVMGKFCAWESLYFLAKLQPAKAFRRFKRGPVKARLADGVFQDTYYYTPAKFDRLMSGSLIPERRLAVGAYLPPSYLDPFFAKRPNLLVKMNRWETNAYSKRFPAKYSDHFLVAFRRR; translated from the coding sequence GTGGTCATTGATCGCTTTGAGATTGACCTTTCACTTTCTTTTCCCTGCGAATCGATTTTCCAACCCTGCGAAAACCTTCCGACCCTTGCCCAACCGACCGGACTGCCCTATCTTCGCCGACAGCGCATGCAGGAACATTTGACACCGACGCCTTTTGATGCCACGGCCCGTGGCTACGACTTGGAATTCACCGAAACCCAGATCGGTCGGATGCAACGCGCTGTCACGCATCGGTATTTGCAGGAATTGATCCAAACCGCCAAGCCTCAGACGGCTTTGGAACTGAACTGCGGCACAGGTGAGGATGCGCTTTGGCTGGCGAATCAAGGTTTGCTCGTCACGGCCACCGACCTTTCCGCCGAAATGGTCGAAGCAACGACTCAAAAAGTCATCGGCAAGGGAATAAGGGTGCTGCAAACCGGCATCCAAGGGCTCGACCAAACCTTACCCTACGAACGCTACGACCTGATTTTGAGCAATTTCGGGGGATTCAATTGTTTGACAGCGGCCGAGATTCAAGCTTCGGCGGCGACGATTCGAAGGCTGCTCAAACCCGGCGGACATTTTGTGGCCGTGGTCATGGGGAAGTTTTGTGCTTGGGAATCGCTTTATTTTCTGGCGAAGCTGCAGCCTGCAAAGGCCTTCCGACGCTTCAAGCGTGGCCCCGTGAAGGCGCGACTTGCCGACGGCGTCTTTCAGGATACATATTATTATACACCTGCGAAATTCGATCGGCTCATGTCGGGTTCGCTGATCCCCGAACGAAGGTTGGCCGTCGGCGCCTACCTTCCCCCCTCCTACTTGGATCCGTTTTTTGCAAAACGCCCGAATTTATTGGTCAAAATGAACCGCTGGGAGACAAATGCCTATTCGAAGCGTTTTCCTGCCAAGTATTCCGATCATTTTTTGGTAGCTTTTCGGCGGAGATGA